The proteins below come from a single Pseudomonadota bacterium genomic window:
- a CDS encoding CBS domain-containing protein, giving the protein MNTVRQLIDQKSGEIVCIDPGSSVLDAVREMADRDIGSVLVTEHGKLLGILTERHYARNVILAGRRSDSTPVTEAMSSEPVCVTPDHTIDDCMTLMTQHRIRHLPVLDDDNLIGVVSIGDLVKCQIADQKEMIDQLTRYIQS; this is encoded by the coding sequence ATGAATACGGTAAGACAGCTGATTGACCAGAAGTCCGGAGAAATCGTTTGTATTGACCCCGGTTCATCAGTGCTCGATGCGGTTCGGGAAATGGCGGATCGGGATATCGGATCGGTGCTCGTGACGGAACACGGAAAGCTGCTCGGCATCCTCACCGAACGGCATTACGCTCGTAACGTGATCCTCGCGGGCCGTCGCTCGGACAGCACGCCAGTCACCGAGGCGATGTCTTCAGAACCGGTTTGCGTCACCCCCGACCACACGATCGATGATTGTATGACGTTGATGACCCAGCACCGGATCAGGCATTTGCCGGTGCTAGACGACGACAACCTGATCGGCGTCGTGTCGATCGGTGACCTGGTCAAATGTCAGATTGCCGACCAGAAAGAGATGATCGATCAGCTGACTCGCTACATTCAAAGCTGA